In one Thermodesulfobium sp. 4217-1 genomic region, the following are encoded:
- a CDS encoding ATP-binding protein → KNLFELIYKRRKQSSTIFYFQFCQEGWYKRFGSNDNPLADAILDRIVHDAYKINIEYIDQPKEMPMREVFGLDKSQSE, encoded by the coding sequence GTAAGAATCTCTTTGAGTTGATCTATAAACGTAGAAAGCAATCGTCCACTATATTCTATTTCCAATTTTGCCAGGAAGGTTGGTATAAAAGATTTGGCAGTAATGATAACCCATTAGCTGATGCCATTCTTGACCGTATAGTACATGATGCATACAAAATCAATATCGAATACATTGACCAGCCTAAAGAAATGCCAATGCGTGAAGTATTTGGATTAGATAAATCGCAAAGCGAATAA